The segment ATTAGACCTGTAGAGGCTTCTGTTGGTTTTAACAAAACTAATGGACCTGCATGCTTAtctaaacaaaattaaattaaaataaatatatacaaacgACATCATGCATGCATTTAATAATGCACTATATCTAGTGTACAGGGTAAGCTAAACAGGCATTATTACTTTTGTTGGGGTATATGCCTTCTAATGGTgctatgtcatttttgtttctgtcatttgcattttcacACAAATTGTTGTGCTTTGTTCCTTATTatgtcaaaccaaaatgaatataatcatCATTAATATAACCATCATCAACAtttataaagtaataaaaaaaatatatataaagtaagTAGCTGGACAGAAAAAAGTACCATATACAGATAGCAGAGTGCAGTATAAGTAATGTACTACAGAACTAAAGTGCTGTATATGACTACAtttaccaaaaacaatacttacTCACATTCGGTTCCTGATGTTTCGTATCCTGTGCTTTTAACATTTGATTAGACAGTAAATATACAAGGGTTACATGGTTACATGGTAATACTGTGTCTATTAGCAATAATATTTATGTACGAACACAAGGgttgttttaaatttgatttaattgtCAGTGTTACATCAAAGGCCACGTGCCACTGACATGAACAACGTTTACAGAATTTTGTATTTCTATTGTGTTTCGTAGGAGACAATAAAGGGGCTCTGCCTAAAAATAGAAACTGCGTAAACACTACAGACACTGACTAATCTCTTTCCACAAAAACAACTCCTTTTTACGCAGACACCTGCATATCAATGCGTTCATCCCTGCATGATTAACAGGTCATGTTATTCAGCAGATGTCCCGTGAAAATGCAGTGAATCCTGTCGTACTGGTTCTATACGGGCGTGTTTTCAGGATTTACGCACTGTGAGCTGGCCTCTCAGAGCCAGAGGAGCTCACTTGGttcatattaaaaaagaaatcacttaaGCCAAGACAGAGTCAGGAGGAACAAACATGCTGCAACTGCTGGGCGTAAGTAAAAACATCTTTATACAGAATGTCATAGTCTTTTAGCtgagaatgtgtttgtgaaCCAGAGTTTTTGTATCATGAGGaatgtgactgactgtgttgTTTCTACTGCTCAGATCGTTGCTGGCTTTCTCTTTGTCATAATGTGGTTTTCAAAGGGACTTAAAGAGGTGAGCAAATGTTTGGAGTGTAAAAATTTCTATGCTTTGAAATGTAATATGGACTTAGAAATGTAAGTGACCTTGAATAAAACACGAAGACAAATACTGCCAATACTAGAGCAGGTGAGCGGCGGAAGGAAGAAGGAAGCAAAGAGGGATATTTCTGACATGATTCATTGTCTTTGACAGGGAAGTAGACCTAAAAAATCACAGCAGCTTGAATCCACCATCAACATCAAGATGGTGAGTAACAACACACAACCAAAGACTACAATTAACCTgatagataataaataataaaacattcattaatATCTGACTTTCATCTCTGTCATAGATGAAGGATCTGAGTGAAGAGGATGTGCATTTATTGGCCAAGATCCTCTCAGTTGGACTGGTGGACGCAGACCCGAACTACCTCCACCACCTGAAAGGCTTCAGAGACTTACAAACTGGTTGATCACAGTTCAAAGAAAGAGGCAAAGAACAGCTGTTCCGGGGATTCCTCAGTGGACATGTGAAGATATCAAGTCAAGGCTGTGCAGCTTTGAGTCATGGATCGAGTCATGGATGTTGAACTCTTCTTGTTAGCTCACCTTTCAGATATGCCATTATTCATCATGGTGTATGGACAATATGCCCTTTATTCTGGTCAGACATGGCAGGAGTACTGGAATGGGAATAATGTTCTCTTTGCCTTACTATACATAAGTtaatgtagagagagagaaagagagaaagcgagggagagagagagagagagaacatctgatttgaaacatttctAGTGCAGTCGTGAGTAACACCTGCCCAACTgggtgtgttgtgatgtttaaaCGGTGTAATGTGGGTGTTTTATAAACAATGGCTGTACaaggtgcaaaatggctcagaaTAAAGAACTGATaagttttattagttttatcagggtgtttttatttccatttcaaaatgacaTAATCTCACTTACAGGTGTATTACATCTGTGTAACTATTACTATCTGATATAAAGTCAgagtcactttgtttttgttgcaacCTTGTTCATGTCTTTTCCTAAAGAAgacacaagacaagacaagacaagacaagacagaaagagagaaatcaGAGGCGCGTTTAGTCAAATTCAGTCGTTTGACTCGATTTATATGTGTTGACGTCACTTACTCCATACGAGGCTGTTGAGCCTTTTCCCCAGCAGGTAGAACAAGGTCACCATGGACATGTTCAAAAAGAAGAACCCCACCAGACAGGACGTGCTGAAGTGTCCAAGGAGGGGATAGACCCAAAGTCCCACTGACAAGTACACCCATAAAATCCTGCAGAACACGATGAgacaatcatttttttctgtcctctcACAGAGCTTGTATTCAATGACTATCTCCACTCGCTGACATAGACTGTTGTTATATGTCTATAGTAAATATAAAGGGTTGCACATCTGACATCATGAAAATTCACTTTGATGCCCTTGAGCTGTTTTGTGTATTGGACTGGTCTAAACTTGCTACACACTGTCTGCTGTGCTTTTAgatgacaacaaaaaatactgGATTTGATTCAAGACagattttgattgttttataaTTGCTTACTTACCAGAATAAGTAAGCAAAGCCCACAACTCCTAATGCTGCCAACGCATGTTTCGTCTGTGGGTAGACGTGCGGCTGCACCAGCACTTCTCCAAGTAAAAACGGCAGAACCAAtgtgtgctgaaaaaaaacattgtagaaTTAACTTAGAATGCGTGACGTGCATAACAGGAGAATCACACTATTTTTGTACACGTGGTCTTAACAAATGGTTTACAGACCATAGCATGGTTCATCCAGGGATGGAAGAAGGTGTCAATAGTTGCTGGGTAGATTAACTCTCTGTCATAGGCAAAGATAGTCCAGAATAATAGAACcacaaactgaacaaaataaacaaaaagaagaaaaaaaaagttaacgcATAATAGTTGGTTAAGAAAAGAAAGTTTACTTTGTGGTTCTCACCATGCCCACCGGGACGACAAAGACAGTGAAGAGGAAATCTTTACATTTGTTCAGAGTGCTCTCAGACTGGTCACCAGGCTGTAGATCATTTAGTGCTGCCAGTCCAAAGAATATAAACTGCACAACCTGAGACACaagcaacatttttgttttcaacgACAAAATGCATCATTATAACTACGTAAAAACACGCACAGtttatgaagacattttatttacaaatgaaaacatcctATTTCATAGTGTGTAACAGTTGTGCTCTACATACGGTTGTGTAAATTCTTTGCAGTTTTCAGACCGACAGTTAGACAGACAGCTTAACAGAGATTCAAAGTTAATAAAGGGTTGGTTGCAGCATATTTCAAAATACTcaccaaatttaaaaaagtaaggTACTTCCAGGGTCCTCCATAGGCAAAGATACCTGGTGGTAACTCCTCTCCATCCTTAGCAGCCAGACTCTTCATAACAAAAGTGTACCAGATGAATGCTAAGATATGGTACGCTCTACTCACAGTTGAAGTCATTTTAGCTTTTTGTTTCTATagacaagaaaaataaacagtgaaaaCCCCCTCTTTACAATACCTTCAGACCATAGGAACTCAAGCGTAAGAGTTCCATGGTTCTTTGAAGATTACTGACTCAGCTTATCAAGACATTTTGAGACAAGGAGCCCACTGTTTCTAATAAAGCACTGGGGTCTTTCGGTCTTTGCCGACGTACTCCAGCATGTGACTGTCTCATTCACAGTGGGGGCTTAGTCACTCTTATGGTGTTTTGCAAGAGATAAAGAGTGAGCCAATCATTTTCATGTACATAAAGTCTGTGGCATATAAGTAGTGGGTGTGATTACGTTGTTTTTCCATCAGAAAGTCCTCACCAGATACAGCCTTAAGGCAAAGTTTTACATGTACTGTCCCTTAAAATGttaagattttttatttattaattcttatttttgtcCTGAAGGTGGTGCTAGAGAAAAGGTCACCGCAGTGGCCGTCAGTGCTTATGACATCAACACAGCTTATGAAACGCAGTAAATTCCTGAACTGAAAAGCCATAATAACCTGGTAATCGAGATAcataatatgtattttataaCAATGCAATATGAGCTgttacatatgtgtgtgtggaaagcCAAATGATTTGCATCAAATAAATCAGGAAATTACACTGACCTTCAATCATGTCAAAGATCCAGAATTGTTATCAAACAGAATAAATATTGCACTCAGTTTGTGTCAGGTCTCAGTGAGGTCTCAGTGAGGTACTGATCACTGAACAATGAGGGAAAAATGATCTGCAGATATGGAAACTTCTGTCCACAGAGCAGCAGTACTTTACATCACGTTGCTGCCTTTGATACATTATTTGTGTCAGAGATCATAGGCAAGTTGTACTGTACACATACCACTGCCATTCATCTTCTACAGAAAGATGGAAGCATGAAGTGACTTACATTTAGAACACTGGGCACACAGAAGCCAGAAAAACATtactaagacattttatttacaaattaaaacatcCTATTTCATAAAGTGTGTAACAGTTGTGCTCTACATACAGTTGTGTAAATTCTTTGCAGTTAATAAAGGGTTGGTTGCAGCATATTACAAAATATAACCTCATCTATGAGGTAGCTTCAGATATACATGACGGAAGGtgacattcaaaaacaaaaaggcaacaCATTTATacttgtttgtttcacaaaTAACGTACAAATAATCTGCTTTAAAACACTTGATTTGGGTGAAAAGACCATTTAAGACAAACAGTACAGCATCTAAGACTGACATTAAAGTCTCAAATTAGTTAaatgtgtagaaaaaaaaacattccataCTGTATGGTATGTGAGGATTTACACATGTGACACTGTAGGTACATCATGTAAAAGCTGGTATTCTGTTGCAATCTTGTGtttttcactgctttttttgaattacaaataattaaaacaatgttttattaacaTCGGAACAATAACCTTGCATGGTTATAATTTCACAtagccacttttttttgttttacgaatacatatattatttatgattaagatacaaacaaaagtttatttcagttttatgaGTACACCACTTAAGATCGTTGTATTATGCTAAAGCATCACATTTTGTAAGCTGGCAtcactcactgtgtttacatgcacgttaaaagtatgatttttgtcagactaagacagtaaatcagttttcttaatgtcatgtaaactagacagtctgactaaaatcgagctagtcttaatcggactaacatacctggaaaatgtgattcatagtccgattactcctgcatgtatgcgcttagtcagactggggtcagacttggcgttctgcacatgcacaaaaatttcctccctggtctttgacctggGAAGTAGAAGACGATGTATAAACTGCTGATGGAAATCATGTGGCGGCGGCGTCTTTCTAGAcaacagcaaccacaagagccatgctccatctaatttgcaTCACAATTAACATGTatagcaggtacgaaacataggaaaccacagcacgatccatctcactaTCCATCTCACcttttgctgtttatttttctgtgacttataggtcaacaggaaactgattcaatagcACTAGTTTATAGAgtgatacagcgccacctacggagacAGGGTCAGGCATACACAGCTAAGAAATCAATTTCGGCCTTAGCTCGactaaactgtgcatgtaaatgcactgagcAGGCAAGATCATACAAACCATTGCATACATTGCACTATACCCATGCAGTCCCTTAAACTGTTTGATCACACACATATTCTCAGTATATGTGCATTGGTAATTCACCCACAGTAAGAAGCCCTTTGGTAAACCTTTGTGACAGCCAGTTTGTATTCTTCTGTGTGAGATTCACCATTTCAACAAGTTCACATTCTTTTTACACTTCCTGTACACATTCCGTCTTCTCTTCAGCTTTCCTTGAATATCAGTTAAGGTGCCATCTGGGaaagaagcacagagacacaacatgATTTAACACAGAGGCAACTAAACGTACATTTAAATGGGTGCTATAACAGTGGAGTTGCATGTACTCATACCTCAAATCGACTGTAaactttcctctccttcctcatgctCTGGATCCTCTCGAGCAGCTTCTCCCGCTCCTCTGTCGATTTAGGCTGTCCTTTACCAAACGTCCCAATCTGTCTTTCTGCTTGCCTTTTGGCATCTTTGTCAGCTTTATCTTCTTTCTCATCATCAGTGACGGGAGATTCTTTGGTGGCCTCGTTCCTACTCTGGCTATTAGCAGAAATCTGCTCTAGCAGCAGCTTAGTATCATCTCTAAGGTTGCTGCTTGAGAGCACGTTGGCTGTTGATGACTGGTAGCGAGACTGGCTCGCTTTTGGCTGCTTGGACTGTGACGACGCAGAAATGACTTGATTTGATACAATCTCTGCTTTCTCTAAGCAGTTATTTGCCTTTACttggtcatttgttttttcacttaTGACAGATTGCTCTGTTGTAATATGCATTTCCTTATTTGTGTCCTCAGACTTTTTATCACCAGAGGCAGACAATTCTGGctcttttcttattttactcTGTTGGTCTTTGTTACTTGTTTCAGCAGGATCAGATGGCTCTGGAGCATGGCTTTCCGgggtcacatattcaggtttTGGCTCTGGCTCTGTGGAGATTTTTGAGGTAGGCTCTGTTGGGTGAGAAGTTTCTGTTGATGAGAGAGTAGTTTCATTTGAGTCTGTTGTGATTTGCTTGGGAAGAGATGGTGTATTTGAAGGACTGCATGACGCGggcatgtttgtttctgtttttcttgccTCTGAGGACAAAACTGATCTACCTGACACAGTTAAAGGAGAAGAGCGGGGTACTGTTTCAACAGGAGCAGGACTGACAAATCCTGTCAGGTTAAGTTCGGACGGACGAGTTGCTTGTTTCTGAGCATCTTGCGGAGATGCATTTGCTGTGGACTGGGGAGCATTAGCAGTAATGTCCAAATTGGCAGGAGAAGATGTTTCTGATGGGAAATGCTCAGACGGGAGGTGGATAGTACCAGTCTCAATTTGATCAGGTCTGTTAGTAGAAGTTTCCAGATTAGATACATGAGGAAACTCAGACTTGAGGGGTGATGTAAGGCTAGGATCTGGAGGCTTGATATCAGATTGGACATCCTCTGATGAGCTAAGAACCTCAGATTCACTGGAATTTGTCTTAGTGGTGGAATGTAATGAGACTATGTTTGGTTCTGTCAAGGTTGTGCATGTGTCAGGAGCGATATCAGACTCCACTTTTGCAGAGTCAACTGCTGAAGGGATCTCAGATGATGTCAACTTGGGATCAGACTGTAGACAAACCTGAGTAGACTCAGATTCTGTTAATTCTTTAGAATTTTTATCCGTTGTTTGGCCGTTCTCAGGTGGTGAGGAGGTGACAGGTTGCAGTGCCTCTATTTTATCAGAACTTGGTGACAATATGCTGGAGACTGAACTGGAATCTTCTGTGGTAACATTAGAACATAGAGTATCTTTAGGTGAAGACTGAGGAGCAGAGCAAGAGGTTGGAAGACTTGGAATGCTTTGAATTGATTCGTTGGAAGAAGTCAATTCTGATCCATTGCTTTTTTCAGCTAGTTGTGCAGGTTCAGTGATTACAGTTTGAGACTCAGCTGATTCAGCTTTTTGGTTGTGAGAATCCAAAGGAGCAGATGCAGAAGACAGTGGTTCTAGTGAGCTGGGAATGGGAGAACTGGACTCCTTTGAGGTAGAATCACAGTTTGGGACAGTAGATGTTGGACTGATGCAATTATCTTTTACAACAGTTTTTGAGAAGTCTTTAAGAGTTTCATGTGAAGGTGGTTCTCTTTCTGCAGAAATGGGCAAATATGTTTTTGGTTGGCTGATTTCAAGCTCCTTCTCTGAGTCAGCTTTGAAAAGACTGTCTTGCTTGGGGATTTGACTTTCATTTGAACTTTGTTCAGGAGATGGAACATTAGCAGGGGTAGCATTTGTTGATGTCGATGGATGAGTAAAGCTACTCTCTTTTACAGCAGGTTTAGACAGCATTACATATTTAACAGGTTCAGGTTGAGGGGGTTCTGTTTCTACAGCAACAGGCAAAGATGTTATTGGTTGGCTGATTTCCAGCTCCTTCTCTGAGTCAGTTGAACTTTTAGTCTGTTCTTCTTTACAGCTTTGGGAGGTACTGTCATCATTTTTGAAAAGACTGTCCTGCTTGGGGATTTGACTTCCACTTGGACCTTGTTCAGGAGATGGAACATAAGCAGTGGTAGAATTTGTTGATGTCAATGGATGAGTAAGGCTACTCTCTTGTACAGCAGGTTTGGACAGCAATAAGTCTTTAATAGGTTCAGGTTGAGGAGGTACTGTTTCTGCAGAAATGGGCAAAGATGTTGTTGGTTGGCTAATTTCCAGCACCTTCTTTGAGTCAGTTTTGACAGGACCCTCTTGCTTGGGGAGTTGACTTTCATTTGAACCTTGTTCAGGAGATGGAACATTAGCAGGGGTCGCAATTGTTGATGTCATTGGATGAGTAAGGCTATTCTCTTTTACAGCAGGTTTGGGCAGCATTAAGTCTTTAAGAGGTTCTGTTTTTGCCACATCAGGCAAAGatgttgttggttggttggtttccAGCTCCTCTGAAACGGAGGAAATTTTAGTCAGTTCCTCTTTACAGGTTTGGGAGATAATGGCATCATTTTTGACAAGACTGTCTTGCTTGGAGATTTCACATCCATGTAGACCTTGTTCAGGAGATGGAACATTAGCAGGCGTAGTATTTGTTGATGTCGGTGGATGAGCAAGACAACTCTCTTTTACAGCAGGTTTGGACAGCTTTACATCTTTAAGAGCTTCATGTGAAGGTGGTTCTGTCTCTGCGGAAATGGGTAAATCTTTTATTGGTTGGCTGGTTTCTAGTTCTTTCTTCTCTGAAACAACAGAAGTTTTTCCGGCACCAGTTGTAGTAAGATGTTTTTCAGAGAGACCCTCTGATTGTGAAGTATTAGCCGTTGTCTCTAAGGCTTTTTTTGTATCGGTTTCATCCTTTCTAAGAGTGGTACTATTTTTCACATCCGTCTGAGCCTTGTCTACATTCATTTCAGCTTCTGCAGCCTTAGCAGCTTTACGTTTTGCTGCCAGCTCTTTAAAAAACATCAGCCTGTTATCAGGATCATTCATATCGACATATGACGGAGTAGTGAGCAAAGATGTTGGTGCTTGTACTGGCTGATCAGATTTAGTTTGTGACTTTGATAGTGAAGAATTAGCAACTGTACTGTTATTGGAAAGATCCTTTGAATTGTCTACCTTTGATTGATCTACATTTGCTTCTTTACTGTTCTCATCATTTGGCTTAGATGTCTCTATAGTTGAGCTGTCAAAATTTGTTGACTTTATGTAACGGCTCCATTCAAAAGGTTCTCGTGTAATAGATCTCTTTTGTCCTAAAACAAAAGGTAGTTTTGTCTGCTCTgcttcatttttgtcattttcttcatccTGTTGTCCAGCAGTTTTGGAATCTTGGGAAGCATGCTGCTGATCAAGAGAGCTGAATAACAAAGATGATCTTAACCTAGAGCCTCGTGGCATAGCACTGAACTTTCTTCTGAATGACTCATCCCTTAGAAGAGTAGTGGTTTTTGGttctttttgttctgcttcCTCTGCCTTTTCTCCATCAGCTGTAGATGATGATTCAGatggtgttggtgttgttttGGCTTCTGGTGCCACTGCAATAGGTTCATCAGGCAATTTCTTTGGCTTCTCTCGCACAGTGTTTTTGGTGTAACAAGGTATTTGGCTTACCCTTGGTACAGCAGGAATCTTAAATTCTCTTACATTAGGAATTTTAGGATATGACAAATCAATTCCTGGTACCGTTTGCTGTAAAGGATTTGAAGGCTCTTCAAAGGGTTCTGATCCCTGACTTGGTGCCAATGGCAGGCCTTCCTCTCCTGGATTATCATATGTACTGAGGTATGAGCTAATCCTCCAGTTTCTTAGTCCTTGTTTCACCGTAGGATCCTTACGGTCAGCGTTGGACTCCTGGAGAAACAGCTTTTGCTCGGTTGTATTTGAGGGCGTGGGAGACGACTGACAAGGATATGAGCCCATGCTCTGTCTTTTAGGGTGAGGTGAACTTAGTAAATCTGGCTCAGGTACTAATTTCTCTGAGCTCTGATCAAAGTCAACATATCTTGTAGATGATAAATAATTAAGCACAGGGTCAAAGTTATCAGGTGGTTGCATCTCTTGTGGTAAACCAGATGCAGAGTATTGATCTGACTGAAAGTCTTGATTCCAGAACTTGTCATAGCCACTGTAATCTGCTTCTGGTGCTAGAACAGGACCTTGACAGGGCTGCTGTCCCCTGTGAAACTGCCTTCCCTGGTTCTCAGGCTCTGGCATTCCCTGTGGCTGCAAATGTGGATAAGAATATCGACCTTGAACACCTTCAGCATAACTATGGCGTTTGAATGCAGGATTTTCTAACATTGACATTCGGTAGGGGCCCTGATCATGAGATGAATCGATGCGAGGCTGTGGGGAGGGAAACCTACTATAAACATCTGCAGGGCTGTGCTGAGGTTCTTGCCTCTTAAGAGACATCATTCTCCAGTCCACATCCATTTGTTCATCATAGGAATGTCTCATCCTTTCCTCTGAATCCAGTGGTAGAAATGTTCTCGGCTCTCTGAACAGAGGAGTTCTTTCACTTGGGTTTTGCCTCTTTTGTAATGCGGCAAAATCTTCTATTGGAGCAAGTGTATTTTCAACCATCAGAGGCTGGGACTGAGCAAAAAGAATACGAAACTCTTCGTCAAAGGTTGATACAAGCTGTCCTAGAAATAGGTGTGCCATACAGCGGTGAAGCTTCTCAAACGACCACATGAAGCTGGAAAAACATAACACATAACAAAAAAGTGGTAATTAATTCACAAAAACCTTTCTTTATTGatacaaaaatatgcaaattaaataaatgtgatgaatgtgtgtgccaTATGCTCGCTTGTGTGGTATCAAGTTCATAGGTGTGTCTTTCAATGGCTGCACCTGTAGTTTCCACTCAGCACAGCTCTGCAGTCTGTCAACAAGAAGCGATCCATCATCTGACCTTTAAAGGATTTCCCTGAGCGGCAGTGGTACGTGATGCCTGACACTGTTCTCACACGTAAAAACTGCAAGAAACGCATCAAAACATCCAAATATAATGAACAATGAAGAACAATTAGTAAATCAAGTGTGTTAGTGTTTAAATTGCAAATCAGACTAGGTGGCAGCATTGCATCAGCCACATTTGACATCAGAAGAAAGACAATGGCTGCAGTTCTATTTAATATTCATATGCTCATGTGCTGTGATTTCTGTTATTGAAGATATACTTCAATATATTCTCCGTATGATTAAGGGACAATAAATTAACaaactaaattattattttgtccaaaaGGCTGCATTTTACCTGAGCAGGCACATatgaacaaatgacaaaaaatataaaataaaaaaactacacaaaaaacacagtgcaacatacaatatataaaaagaaatcctTGTAAAATTATACAATAGCATGTGAGATTAAGCGCAGGATAAAGCAATAGGATGTTTGCACTAGTTCAGTTATTTGATAATGCTAGTATGTAATGCATTTCTAATAGTAAAATCAGTTAGACGTCCTAGTCAGACATGTGATGTttgcaaagaaaacaagttttttttgtttgtattatgaAATGACGTCAATGACAGAAGAATGCTTCTCTAGACTAGTTCAACTAATACTGAGGAAGGAAGACTTTTAAATTACAAGGTTAACACAATAGTCCCTATTTATGTTGGTCTAAAAAGACCTCACGTGTTTAAACAGTTTGTGACTTCCCCATTTCTGTCTGTGACTCAAGGCCCATTGATTCCAACCAAAGACATGCACAACTATTGTATAACTGTCAAATTTGAACTTTAAAAAAGCAATTCTCCATGGCATCTGGGCACAGAAGGTTTAAGCAAACACTAATTATACTATGAGATTGATGCTGAGGTGAAATATTGCAGCAGCACTTCTCtgtatgtaaaaatgaaatagtAAAAGGTGCATGTCACCCAGTGTAGCAGTAGTTTTTACAAGTTCTTGGAAAATGTatctgagactgtgtgtgtgttggttgaTGAGCAGCACTGACTGGAAACGCGGGAAAATGCAAATTACAAGCAGCCTAGTTTTTGcatagtgtttttttgtaatacagTTTTAACTGCTTAGTATCCGCACTCAAATGTTGATAAACTCACTTGAATGCTCTGTAGATTGACCCTGCAGTTGGACACCATGTTGAGGAAGTGATCCGTGTTCTGCTCGTCTAAAAGGATGTAGACAGCAACACTCCTCATGGCAGCATTGAGTATATCCGCAAACATGtcaacatcagtaaacatgtCCATCACTATGGCAATGACCTGAGGAGATAAAAGccccaaaaaaacatgtgttgacAAAACTGTCAGGACATTGTGACTTTGACAAATCAAGTTTGGCATGACATACACCTTTATAAAGGAAGTGAAAGGCTGACCTGCTGAGCATTCTTTATAAGTCTCCGAGCCTGCTCCT is part of the Solea senegalensis isolate Sse05_10M linkage group LG15, IFAPA_SoseM_1, whole genome shotgun sequence genome and harbors:
- the LOC122781884 gene encoding androgen-dependent TFPI-regulating protein, whose amino-acid sequence is MTSTVSRAYHILAFIWYTFVMKSLAAKDGEELPPGIFAYGGPWKYLTFLNLVVQFIFFGLAALNDLQPGDQSESTLNKCKDFLFTVFVVPVGMFVVLLFWTIFAYDRELIYPATIDTFFHPWMNHAMHTLVLPFLLGEVLVQPHVYPQTKHALAALGVVGFAYLFWILWVYLSVGLWVYPLLGHFSTSCLVGFFFLNMSMVTLFYLLGKRLNSLVWRKDMNKVATKTK
- the fam83ha gene encoding protein FAM83H, yielding MARRSQCSSAGDNPLDPNYLPPHYREDYRLAIDALVEEDLEGYYKFLQKADVVDFLSTPEIQYIQSFIRSPHQSYHPEQQFQETEGDGSSDTYWPIHSDQDVPGLDLGWPQLHRFIGPTEVTTLVNPPEPDMPSIKEQARRLIKNAQQVIAIVMDMFTDVDMFADILNAAMRSVAVYILLDEQNTDHFLNMVSNCRVNLQSIQFLRVRTVSGITYHCRSGKSFKGQMMDRFLLTDCRAVLSGNYSFMWSFEKLHRCMAHLFLGQLVSTFDEEFRILFAQSQPLMVENTLAPIEDFAALQKRQNPSERTPLFREPRTFLPLDSEERMRHSYDEQMDVDWRMMSLKRQEPQHSPADVYSRFPSPQPRIDSSHDQGPYRMSMLENPAFKRHSYAEGVQGRYSYPHLQPQGMPEPENQGRQFHRGQQPCQGPVLAPEADYSGYDKFWNQDFQSDQYSASGLPQEMQPPDNFDPVLNYLSSTRYVDFDQSSEKLVPEPDLLSSPHPKRQSMGSYPCQSSPTPSNTTEQKLFLQESNADRKDPTVKQGLRNWRISSYLSTYDNPGEEGLPLAPSQGSEPFEEPSNPLQQTVPGIDLSYPKIPNVREFKIPAVPRVSQIPCYTKNTVREKPKKLPDEPIAVAPEAKTTPTPSESSSTADGEKAEEAEQKEPKTTTLLRDESFRRKFSAMPRGSRLRSSLLFSSLDQQHASQDSKTAGQQDEENDKNEAEQTKLPFVLGQKRSITREPFEWSRYIKSTNFDSSTIETSKPNDENSKEANVDQSKVDNSKDLSNNSTVANSSLSKSQTKSDQPVQAPTSLLTTPSYVDMNDPDNRLMFFKELAAKRKAAKAAEAEMNVDKAQTDVKNSTTLRKDETDTKKALETTANTSQSEGLSEKHLTTTGAGKTSVVSEKKELETSQPIKDLPISAETEPPSHEALKDVKLSKPAVKESCLAHPPTSTNTTPANVPSPEQGLHGCEISKQDSLVKNDAIISQTCKEELTKISSVSEELETNQPTTSLPDVAKTEPLKDLMLPKPAVKENSLTHPMTSTIATPANVPSPEQGSNESQLPKQEGPVKTDSKKVLEISQPTTSLPISAETVPPQPEPIKDLLLSKPAVQESSLTHPLTSTNSTTAYVPSPEQGPSGSQIPKQDSLFKNDDSTSQSCKEEQTKSSTDSEKELEISQPITSLPVAVETEPPQPEPVKYVMLSKPAVKESSFTHPSTSTNATPANVPSPEQSSNESQIPKQDSLFKADSEKELEISQPKTYLPISAEREPPSHETLKDFSKTVVKDNCISPTSTVPNCDSTSKESSSPIPSSLEPLSSASAPLDSHNQKAESAESQTVITEPAQLAEKSNGSELTSSNESIQSIPSLPTSCSAPQSSPKDTLCSNVTTEDSSSVSSILSPSSDKIEALQPVTSSPPENGQTTDKNSKELTESESTQVCLQSDPKLTSSEIPSAVDSAKVESDIAPDTCTTLTEPNIVSLHSTTKTNSSESEVLSSSEDVQSDIKPPDPSLTSPLKSEFPHVSNLETSTNRPDQIETGTIHLPSEHFPSETSSPANLDITANAPQSTANASPQDAQKQATRPSELNLTGFVSPAPVETVPRSSPLTVSGRSVLSSEARKTETNMPASCSPSNTPSLPKQITTDSNETTLSSTETSHPTEPTSKISTEPEPKPEYVTPESHAPEPSDPAETSNKDQQSKIRKEPELSASGDKKSEDTNKEMHITTEQSVISEKTNDQVKANNCLEKAEIVSNQVISASSQSKQPKASQSRYQSSTANVLSSSNLRDDTKLLLEQISANSQSRNEATKESPVTDDEKEDKADKDAKRQAERQIGTFGKGQPKSTEEREKLLERIQSMRKERKVYSRFEMAP